Proteins from a genomic interval of Kribbella aluminosa:
- a CDS encoding helix-turn-helix transcriptional regulator, which yields MGGVTVLTASYAGAASAPAYARLAGLAAELAGEQLVRRDAGWPVLLYASADEAIEAAKALREAAALVPAGELLRIALHTAMAVAPAVRHAEQLLAIANPGQTLLTATTTAMAEARGISDLGVHRLRDLGSAERIFELTATGVPLHSLDCVPNNLPVMFTSFVGRTTQVAALRTQLAGSRLVTLTGPGGSGKTRLAAQTAAHLAERWTDGVWWVDLSAVTDSTQIPEMVAAAVGLLVEPGDRLLIGQLRHKQALVCLDNCEQIIDGVAEFVTALQTGCPELSILATSREPLDVPGESVWRVPALSPDEARTLFLERSDASADDVEAERAVRAICLRLDGIPLALELAAAWGRTLTPMQIEAGLEDRFGLLTKNVRGAAARQRTLAASIDWSYDLLDDDERQAFRRLAVFAGGFTLEAAAAVSGAVPNILARLVDKSLVVAEDGRYRLLETIREYAATRLADDDVRDRHLDHYLSVAEAAEALLDSDRDAWRALIEPDRENYRAALEHGLAADDPDRGRRLAAALRWLWNLQATGAEGIGYLRRAVDRAPDDRTLLQARLFYGYATVADTVDPFGYDAAGRGLDLATELGDDRLRSLFLAMVAVGEFFTDFQKAWDLTAEGVRLADGIGNEHARNANVGLQCVLLSLWDRHDDLYPLLDRAATGLITSGERGIASTVLTTWSESLMSTGEPRKAVELAERALAAAEPLADFHRVGSARAQLASVLVRTGRPDEARALMRPLLELADTGSVVPNLGQVMSVISYWTGEYDAAVEWLARDTAPDSPLAGTFAPAMLLPTVAAAKRALGQDTTELLERAADLARAYNLPRILADALDQLGRTAIAERPDKAAELLHEALTIRVDHGLRTYLIDSLESLALLANHTNRPADAARLARAASNARDDIGLAVPADHPELPLSDEAPLTLDEAVAYARRTRGTRGRPSSGWASLTPTEEQVVALAVEGLSNPEIGERLFMSRGTVKTHLAHVYTKLGVANRTELASLKKP from the coding sequence ATGGGTGGGGTGACAGTTCTGACCGCGTCGTACGCCGGGGCCGCGAGTGCGCCGGCATACGCCCGGCTGGCGGGGTTGGCTGCCGAGCTGGCGGGGGAGCAGCTGGTACGGCGGGACGCCGGATGGCCGGTACTCCTGTACGCCTCCGCGGACGAAGCGATCGAAGCGGCCAAGGCCCTCCGCGAGGCGGCCGCGCTGGTGCCGGCGGGCGAGCTGCTCCGGATCGCGCTGCACACCGCGATGGCGGTCGCCCCGGCGGTCCGCCACGCGGAGCAGTTGCTCGCGATCGCCAACCCCGGCCAAACGTTGCTAACCGCAACAACCACGGCCATGGCCGAGGCCCGGGGCATCTCGGATCTTGGTGTGCACAGGTTGCGGGATCTCGGATCGGCGGAGCGGATCTTCGAGTTGACGGCGACCGGCGTACCGCTGCACTCGCTGGACTGCGTACCGAACAACCTGCCGGTGATGTTCACCAGCTTCGTCGGTCGTACGACGCAGGTCGCCGCGCTGCGCACGCAGCTCGCCGGCAGCCGGCTCGTCACGCTGACCGGCCCTGGCGGCAGCGGCAAGACCCGCCTGGCCGCTCAGACCGCCGCGCACCTGGCGGAACGCTGGACGGACGGCGTGTGGTGGGTCGACCTGTCAGCCGTGACCGACAGCACCCAGATCCCCGAGATGGTGGCGGCCGCGGTCGGCCTGCTCGTCGAGCCGGGCGATCGCCTACTGATCGGCCAACTGCGGCACAAACAGGCCCTCGTCTGCCTCGACAACTGCGAGCAGATCATCGACGGCGTCGCCGAGTTCGTCACCGCCCTGCAGACCGGCTGCCCCGAGCTCAGCATCCTCGCCACCAGCCGCGAACCTCTCGACGTCCCGGGCGAGTCCGTCTGGCGAGTCCCCGCGCTCTCCCCGGACGAAGCCCGAACCCTCTTCCTGGAACGCTCGGACGCGTCAGCGGACGACGTCGAGGCCGAGCGGGCGGTCAGGGCGATCTGCCTGCGGCTGGACGGAATCCCGCTGGCGTTGGAGCTGGCGGCCGCGTGGGGCCGGACGTTGACGCCGATGCAGATCGAAGCAGGCCTGGAGGACCGGTTCGGGCTGCTGACGAAGAACGTGCGCGGAGCTGCGGCACGGCAGCGTACGTTGGCGGCCTCGATCGACTGGAGCTACGACCTGCTGGATGACGACGAGCGGCAGGCGTTCCGTCGGCTGGCCGTCTTCGCAGGTGGGTTCACACTCGAGGCCGCGGCAGCGGTGAGCGGCGCCGTACCGAACATCCTCGCGCGGCTTGTCGACAAATCGCTTGTCGTCGCCGAGGACGGGCGGTACCGCTTGCTGGAGACGATCCGCGAGTACGCCGCCACCCGCCTGGCCGACGACGACGTACGGGATCGGCATCTCGACCACTACCTGTCCGTCGCCGAGGCCGCGGAAGCGCTGCTGGACAGTGATCGGGACGCCTGGCGGGCGCTGATCGAGCCGGACCGGGAGAACTACCGCGCCGCGCTCGAACACGGTCTCGCCGCCGACGACCCGGACCGCGGCCGCCGGCTCGCCGCCGCGCTCCGCTGGTTGTGGAACCTGCAGGCGACCGGCGCCGAGGGCATCGGCTACCTGCGGCGGGCTGTCGACCGCGCCCCGGACGACCGAACGTTGCTGCAGGCCCGCTTGTTCTACGGCTATGCGACGGTCGCCGACACCGTCGACCCGTTCGGGTACGACGCCGCCGGCCGCGGACTCGACCTCGCCACCGAGCTGGGCGACGACCGGCTGCGTTCGCTGTTCCTCGCGATGGTCGCCGTCGGCGAGTTCTTCACCGACTTCCAGAAGGCCTGGGACCTGACGGCCGAGGGCGTGCGGCTCGCCGACGGCATCGGCAACGAACACGCCCGGAACGCCAACGTCGGCCTGCAGTGCGTCCTCCTGTCGCTGTGGGACCGCCACGACGACCTCTACCCGCTGCTGGACCGTGCGGCCACCGGCCTGATCACCAGCGGCGAACGCGGGATCGCGTCGACAGTCCTCACCACCTGGTCCGAGAGCCTGATGTCCACCGGCGAACCACGGAAGGCCGTCGAGCTCGCCGAACGCGCCCTGGCCGCGGCGGAACCGCTCGCCGACTTCCACCGCGTCGGCTCGGCCCGCGCCCAGCTCGCCTCCGTCCTGGTACGCACCGGGCGGCCCGACGAGGCCCGCGCACTGATGCGACCGCTGCTCGAGCTGGCCGACACGGGCTCCGTCGTACCGAATCTCGGGCAGGTGATGAGCGTGATCTCGTACTGGACGGGGGAGTACGACGCTGCCGTCGAATGGCTCGCCCGTGACACCGCGCCGGACAGCCCGCTCGCCGGGACGTTCGCGCCCGCGATGCTGCTCCCGACCGTCGCCGCCGCCAAGCGTGCCCTGGGCCAGGACACGACCGAGCTGCTCGAACGTGCCGCCGACCTGGCCCGCGCCTACAACCTCCCGCGGATCCTCGCCGACGCACTCGACCAGCTCGGCCGGACCGCGATCGCCGAACGACCCGACAAGGCCGCCGAACTCCTGCACGAGGCGCTGACGATCCGCGTCGACCACGGCCTCCGCACGTACCTCATCGACAGCCTGGAATCCCTTGCCCTGCTGGCGAATCACACCAACCGCCCCGCGGACGCGGCTCGCCTGGCCCGCGCGGCTTCCAACGCCCGCGACGACATCGGCCTCGCCGTACCGGCCGACCACCCCGAACTGCCGTTGTCCGACGAGGCGCCGCTCACGCTGGACGAGGCCGTCGCCTACGCCCGCCGTACCCGAGGAACGCGCGGCCGCCCGTCCTCCGGCTGGGCCAGCCTCACCCCGACCGAGGAACAGGTCGTCGCGCTGGCGGTCGAGGGCCTCAGCAACCCGGAGATCGGCGAACGCCTGTTCATGAGCCGTGGCACCGTCAAGACCCACCTGGCCCACGTCTACACCAAACTCGGCGTCGCCAACCGGACCGAGCTGGCGTCCCTCAAGAAGCCCTGA
- a CDS encoding Nramp family divalent metal transporter: MTDTAPTDHGHFALPTKNLPAPQVRDLPEPPASTWKIIGPGMVGAGVGLASGEFILWPYISSQVGLVFLWGAVVGVVVQWFLNMEIERYTLATGETALTGFNRYGKHWGLFFAIMTYFANLWPGWATSSASMLTYLFGGGDPRWIAIVMLLVIGAILTLAPVVYVMLERLIAVKIAAVALLVVLALVFAIRGKTYGALGHAVTQPQFPAEQLGFALVMGAIAYAGAGGGQNLVQSNWIRDKGFGMGVHVPRLTSPVTGETEADPTANGYTFPPDDANLARWRRWWRFANIEQASTFVAITVLTIAFTSMLAHATLFGNAGVQNSIGFLKLEGTTLQTIAGGWFGYLFWAVGAFSLFAAAAGIVDYTSRLASDMIKARYLRTSKITESKLYFWLVWGLVAFGIIVLLAGLTQPLVLLVISACTAGTMMFIYSALLWWMNSRALPDAIRITTSRTAVLLFSFLAFGFLAVFTAIDQLKKL, translated from the coding sequence ATGACAGACACCGCACCGACCGACCACGGACACTTCGCACTACCGACCAAGAACCTGCCCGCACCGCAGGTCCGCGACCTTCCCGAGCCGCCCGCGAGCACCTGGAAGATCATCGGCCCCGGTATGGTCGGCGCCGGTGTCGGGCTGGCGTCCGGCGAGTTCATCCTCTGGCCGTACATCTCCAGCCAGGTCGGCCTGGTGTTCCTCTGGGGCGCCGTCGTCGGCGTGGTCGTCCAATGGTTCCTGAACATGGAGATCGAGCGGTACACGCTGGCAACTGGTGAGACAGCGTTGACCGGCTTCAACCGGTACGGGAAGCACTGGGGCCTGTTCTTCGCGATCATGACGTACTTCGCGAACCTCTGGCCGGGCTGGGCGACCAGCTCGGCGAGCATGCTCACCTACCTGTTCGGCGGCGGCGACCCGCGCTGGATCGCGATCGTGATGCTGCTGGTGATCGGCGCGATCCTGACCCTCGCGCCGGTCGTCTACGTGATGCTGGAGCGGCTGATCGCGGTGAAGATCGCGGCCGTCGCGCTGCTCGTCGTGCTCGCGCTGGTGTTCGCGATCCGCGGGAAGACCTACGGCGCGCTCGGGCACGCGGTGACCCAGCCGCAGTTCCCGGCCGAGCAGCTCGGGTTCGCGCTGGTGATGGGCGCGATCGCGTACGCCGGTGCCGGCGGCGGGCAGAACCTCGTCCAGAGCAACTGGATCCGCGACAAGGGCTTCGGGATGGGCGTGCACGTGCCGCGGCTGACGTCGCCGGTGACCGGCGAGACCGAGGCCGACCCGACCGCCAACGGCTACACGTTCCCGCCGGACGACGCGAACCTCGCCCGCTGGCGGCGCTGGTGGCGGTTCGCGAACATCGAGCAGGCCTCGACCTTCGTGGCGATCACCGTACTGACGATCGCGTTCACCTCGATGCTCGCCCACGCCACCCTGTTCGGAAACGCCGGTGTGCAGAACAGCATCGGCTTCCTGAAGCTCGAGGGTACGACGCTGCAGACGATCGCCGGCGGCTGGTTCGGGTACCTGTTCTGGGCAGTCGGCGCGTTCTCGCTGTTCGCCGCGGCGGCCGGGATCGTCGACTACACGTCCCGGCTGGCCTCGGACATGATCAAGGCCCGCTACCTGCGGACGTCGAAGATCACCGAGTCCAAGCTCTACTTCTGGCTGGTCTGGGGACTCGTTGCCTTCGGCATCATCGTCCTGCTGGCCGGCCTCACCCAGCCCCTCGTCCTCCTGGTCATCTCGGCCTGCACCGCCGGCACCATGATGTTCATCTACTCCGCCCTGCTCTGGTGGATGAACTCCCGAGCCCTCCCCGACGCCATCCGCATCACCACCTCCCGCACCGCGGTGCTGTTGTTCTCGTTCCTCGCCTTCGGTTTCCTGGCCGTCTTCACCGCCATCGACCAACTCAAGAAGTTGTAA